One genomic segment of Flavobacteriaceae bacterium includes these proteins:
- a CDS encoding HTH domain-containing protein, with translation MKFIERKQKLDYLLEMIQNGRCFSLSQISGKFEVSKRTAKRMIACLREEGYKIIYCRVTGKFWIKEE, from the coding sequence ATGAAGTTTATTGAACGAAAACAAAAACTGGATTATCTGTTGGAAATGATACAAAACGGACGATGTTTTTCATTATCACAAATCTCCGGTAAGTTTGAAGTTAGCAAAAGAACTGCAAAAAGAATGATTGCCTGTTTACGAGAAGAAGGGTATAAAATTATATACTGTAGAGTTACCGGTAAATTTTGGATTAAAGAAGAATAA
- the uvrA gene encoding excinuclease ABC subunit UvrA, translating to MPEEHNYIEVFGARAHNLKNIDVKIPREKLVVITGLSGSGKSSLAFDTIYAEGQRRYIETFSAYARQFLGGLERPDVDKIDGLSPVISIEQKTTNKSPRSTVGTITEIYDFLRLLYARTAEAYSYNTGEKMVSYSDEQIKQLILSEFKGKKIAILAPLVKSRKGHYRELFEQISKQGFIRVRVDGEIKEIEKGMRLDRYKMHDIEVVIDRMKMDEKTSKRLEDTIKTALYTGNNILMVVDMDVADKPRFFSRELMCPTTGIAYPNPEPNTFSFNSPKGACPNCNGLGITNEVAISKVIPDDTISIKNGGIAPLGEQKNSWIFKQLQLIAERYHFKLSEAIRDIPGEAMDVILNGGNEKFTIQSKAAGVHRNYEIDFEGIISFIHNQFKNTESTSIRRWAKNFMDEISCAVCEGKRLQKESLHFKILGKDISQLAQFDIHELAVWFQKIDTKLSKKQMAIASEILKEIRTRVQFLLDVGLDYLTLDRTSKSLSGGEAQRIRLATQIGSQLVGVLYILDEPSIGLHQRDNQKLIHSLIKLRDIGNSVLVVEHDQDMIEHADFVLDIGPGAGKHGGEIVSEGTFDNLKKQSTLTADYLTKKRQILIPKKRREGNGKCIELSGATGNNLKNVSVSFPLGKMICVTGVSGSGKSTLINETLYPILNAHIYRGVKKPMPYKKISGITSIDKVIDIDQSTIGRSPRSNPATYTGVFSEIRSLFAKTPEAAIRGYKPGRFSFNVTGGICETCQGGGVRIIEMSFLPDVHVVCETCQGKRFNRETLEIRYKGKSISDVLDMTIDDAVAFFKKLPRIYKKLKTIQNVGLGYITLGQQSTTLSGGEAQRIKLASELSKRDTGNTFYILDEPTTGLHFDDIRVLMEVLNTLTDKGNTILIIEHNLDVIKLADHIIDMGMEGGKKGGQVLCTGTPEEMIKHKTSYTAKFLRKELI from the coding sequence ATGCCGGAAGAACACAACTATATAGAAGTTTTTGGAGCCAGAGCTCATAATTTAAAGAATATTGATGTAAAAATTCCGCGCGAAAAATTAGTAGTTATTACAGGTTTAAGCGGCAGTGGAAAATCTTCTTTGGCTTTTGATACCATTTATGCCGAAGGGCAGAGGCGGTATATTGAGACTTTTTCGGCATATGCGCGTCAATTTTTAGGAGGATTGGAACGCCCTGATGTCGATAAAATCGACGGGCTTTCTCCTGTCATTTCCATAGAGCAAAAAACAACTAATAAAAGTCCTCGTTCTACCGTAGGAACCATCACGGAAATCTATGATTTTTTACGTTTATTATATGCCAGAACTGCTGAGGCTTATTCGTATAACACCGGTGAAAAAATGGTCAGCTATTCCGATGAGCAAATCAAACAGTTGATTCTTTCTGAGTTTAAAGGTAAGAAAATTGCCATCTTAGCACCATTGGTAAAATCCAGAAAAGGGCATTATAGAGAGTTATTTGAGCAAATTTCCAAGCAAGGTTTCATCCGCGTTCGGGTAGACGGTGAAATTAAAGAAATAGAAAAAGGCATGCGTTTAGATCGCTATAAAATGCACGATATTGAAGTAGTCATTGATCGAATGAAAATGGATGAAAAAACATCGAAAAGGTTGGAGGACACCATTAAAACCGCATTATATACAGGAAATAATATTTTAATGGTAGTGGATATGGATGTTGCTGATAAACCCAGGTTTTTTAGCAGGGAATTAATGTGTCCAACAACCGGAATAGCATATCCGAACCCCGAACCTAACACTTTTTCATTCAATTCACCTAAAGGAGCATGCCCTAACTGCAATGGTTTGGGAATTACGAATGAAGTAGCTATTTCAAAAGTGATTCCCGATGATACTATTTCCATAAAAAATGGCGGTATTGCTCCTCTGGGAGAGCAAAAAAATAGTTGGATATTTAAACAGTTACAACTTATTGCGGAGCGATATCATTTCAAATTAAGCGAAGCTATTAGAGACATACCCGGGGAAGCTATGGATGTCATTTTGAACGGAGGTAATGAGAAGTTTACTATTCAGTCAAAAGCTGCAGGTGTGCATAGGAATTATGAAATAGATTTTGAAGGTATCATCTCATTTATTCACAATCAATTTAAGAATACCGAAAGTACCTCTATCAGACGTTGGGCAAAAAACTTTATGGATGAAATTTCCTGTGCCGTATGTGAAGGAAAGCGACTACAGAAAGAAAGCTTACATTTCAAAATTCTGGGGAAAGATATTTCACAATTAGCTCAGTTTGATATTCATGAATTAGCAGTTTGGTTTCAGAAAATAGATACCAAACTTTCGAAAAAACAAATGGCCATTGCTTCCGAAATTCTAAAAGAAATTCGTACCAGGGTTCAGTTTCTGTTAGATGTCGGCCTGGATTATTTGACTTTAGACAGAACTTCCAAATCTTTATCAGGCGGGGAAGCACAACGTATCCGTTTAGCTACACAAATAGGATCTCAATTGGTTGGTGTATTATATATTTTGGATGAACCAAGTATAGGCTTACACCAAAGAGACAATCAAAAGCTTATTCATTCCTTGATAAAATTAAGAGATATTGGAAACTCTGTCTTAGTAGTGGAACATGATCAGGACATGATTGAGCACGCTGATTTTGTATTAGACATTGGGCCCGGTGCCGGTAAGCATGGAGGAGAAATAGTGAGCGAAGGTACTTTTGACAATTTAAAAAAACAAAGCACCTTAACTGCTGATTACTTGACAAAAAAAAGGCAAATTCTCATTCCAAAAAAGCGAAGGGAAGGAAATGGGAAATGTATTGAACTCTCGGGAGCTACAGGAAATAATTTAAAAAATGTGTCGGTATCATTTCCTTTGGGAAAAATGATTTGTGTAACAGGCGTATCGGGAAGTGGAAAATCAACATTAATCAATGAGACACTATACCCTATTTTAAATGCACATATTTACAGAGGAGTCAAAAAGCCCATGCCTTATAAAAAAATATCCGGTATAACATCTATTGATAAAGTAATTGATATTGATCAATCTACTATTGGGAGGAGTCCACGCTCTAACCCGGCAACCTATACAGGCGTTTTTAGTGAAATACGAAGCTTGTTTGCCAAAACTCCGGAAGCAGCCATTAGGGGTTATAAACCCGGTCGTTTTTCTTTTAATGTAACGGGGGGCATATGCGAAACCTGCCAGGGAGGTGGAGTAAGAATTATTGAAATGAGCTTTTTACCGGACGTACATGTAGTGTGTGAAACATGCCAGGGGAAACGGTTTAATCGTGAAACATTGGAAATTCGTTATAAGGGAAAATCTATTTCCGATGTATTAGATATGACAATTGATGATGCGGTAGCTTTTTTTAAAAAACTTCCGAGAATATATAAAAAATTAAAAACCATACAAAATGTTGGTTTGGGTTATATTACATTGGGTCAGCAATCTACCACTTTATCAGGAGGCGAAGCGCAGAGGATTAAACTAGCTTCCGAGCTTTCCAAAAGAGATACGGGAAATACTTTTTATATTTTGGATGAACCTACCACAGGTCTTCACTTTGATGATATCAGAGTGTTAATGGAAGTATTAAATACATTGACCGACAAAGGAAACACCATTCTTATTATAGAACATAATTTGGATGTTATCAAATTGGCCGATCATATCATTGATATGGGTATGGAAGGCGGAAAAAAAGGAGGGCAGGTTTTGTGTACCGGTACTCCGGAAGAAATGATCAAACACAAAACCAGTTATACGGCAAAGTTCCTTAGAAAAGAACTAATTTAG
- a CDS encoding TIGR00730 family Rossman fold protein — protein sequence MINEDRKIREKLQQKTWNEIKTNDSWAIFKIMSEFVDGYEKLSKIGPCVSIFGSARTKTEDSYYKLAEKIAYKLTQNGYGVITGGGPGIMEAGNKGAYRGKGTSVGLNIELPFEQHDNPWIDSDKNLEFDYFFVRKVMFVKYSQGFIVMPGGFGTLDELFEAITLIQTDKIGRFPIILVGSGFWSGLIDWIKNTLLSKRNISDKDLKLFRIVDTADEAITHLNKFYAKYSLKPNF from the coding sequence ATGATAAATGAAGACAGAAAAATAAGAGAAAAGTTACAGCAGAAAACGTGGAATGAAATTAAAACCAACGATTCCTGGGCCATTTTTAAAATCATGTCCGAATTTGTTGACGGTTATGAAAAATTAAGCAAAATAGGCCCCTGTGTTTCTATTTTTGGATCTGCAAGGACAAAAACCGAAGATAGCTATTATAAGCTGGCAGAAAAGATTGCGTATAAGTTAACGCAAAACGGTTACGGAGTCATTACCGGCGGAGGGCCCGGAATAATGGAAGCAGGAAATAAAGGAGCTTATAGAGGAAAGGGTACTTCCGTAGGTTTAAATATCGAATTACCTTTTGAACAACACGATAATCCCTGGATTGACAGTGATAAAAACCTGGAATTCGATTACTTCTTTGTTCGTAAAGTAATGTTTGTCAAATATTCGCAAGGATTTATTGTAATGCCCGGAGGTTTTGGAACCTTAGACGAGTTGTTTGAAGCAATCACCTTAATCCAGACCGATAAAATTGGCCGTTTTCCCATTATTTTAGTGGGCTCGGGTTTTTGGAGCGGACTCATTGACTGGATTAAAAATACACTACTTAGTAAAAGAAATATCAGTGATAAAGATTTAAAACTATTTAGAATTGTCGATACTGCTGACGAAGCGATAACACATCTGAATAAATTCTATGCTAAGTACAGCCTAAAACCCAATTTCTAA
- a CDS encoding aminopeptidase has product MLNIFKTGSFFLLSFAVNAQENKINVKASLDTEKDILRIQQYMVFHNKTQTKLNEIFLHNWANSYKNNKTRLSKRFIEDYKKNLYFAKEKDRGSTKISNLSVNYEVADFQELTEQIDVLKITLKKTLLPRDSIIITASYDIKIPNAKFTGYGKTEGGYHLRFWYLNPAVYDEEWKVMSNLNMDDLYSDISDFQIEIDIPDTYTLESNLYQYVTQKDSLKTYFLIGKKKTNIILNIDKEANFKSFKTKAVHVKTDIVNESIDHKTGVSILDRALLFIEKYLGKYPHKELFVDKITQRKNPIYGLNQLPKFVRPFSDVFKWDIAMFKAISKKYIENTLLLNTRTDYWLTDGIQYYLMMEYVEKYYPELNLLGNLSKVWGIRSFNFSKLKFNDKYPFTYEFSARKFLDQSLTTRADSLSNFNRKIVSKYKAGLGLRYLEDFLEENVVKNAIQEFYINNHLKITTNNAFANIVAGKTKKDIRWFFGDYIKTNKKIDYTIKKATPVGDSIDVTIKNKRNITAPIALYGIKNKKVIFKKWYTNIDSIRTVRIAKGNFDRLSLNYENTYPEYNTIDNSKNLKKGLFNKPLKLTFIKDINDPYYHQLFYQPDLRYNLYDGLLIGLKLHNRPILTRNLEFSLTPSYGTESKSLTGTFFTRYYQYFEDTSINKILYSVSGSRLHYARDLAYTSFNQSIQVEFKRKTLRDAGGRFLSARLFNVDKEVAPGIIKTDQDKYSIFTLSYFYNRPDIIKGFRYILSTEFGGKFSKVSADIRYRSLTDRNTQLDFRVYIGAFLNNNTKGNYFSFGLDRANDYLFQLNYIGRSENSGIFSQQFIATEGGFKSVLPVRFANEYMVSFNSNIGLWRWLEIYNDVAFLKNRNNAIYFAYENGIRLNFIHNIFELYFPLYSNNGWEIGQDAYSKKIRFVLTVNPIAIFNFIRRGFL; this is encoded by the coding sequence ATTCTTAACATATTTAAAACAGGTAGCTTTTTTTTACTTTCTTTTGCTGTAAATGCACAAGAGAATAAAATAAACGTCAAAGCTTCATTAGATACTGAAAAAGATATTTTGAGAATACAGCAGTACATGGTATTCCATAATAAGACACAAACAAAATTAAACGAAATCTTTCTTCATAATTGGGCCAATAGTTATAAAAATAACAAAACAAGGCTGTCCAAACGTTTTATAGAAGACTATAAGAAGAATCTATATTTTGCCAAAGAAAAAGACAGAGGGTCTACAAAGATTTCAAACCTATCTGTCAATTATGAAGTAGCCGATTTTCAAGAGCTTACAGAGCAGATTGATGTCTTAAAAATAACATTAAAAAAAACCTTGTTGCCCAGAGATTCTATTATCATTACCGCTTCTTATGATATTAAAATTCCAAATGCAAAATTTACGGGATACGGAAAAACCGAAGGAGGATATCATCTTCGGTTTTGGTATCTGAATCCCGCTGTTTATGATGAAGAATGGAAGGTCATGAGCAATTTAAATATGGATGATCTGTACTCGGATATTTCAGATTTTCAAATTGAAATTGATATTCCGGACACCTATACATTGGAAAGTAATTTATATCAATACGTAACTCAAAAAGATAGTCTAAAAACCTATTTTTTAATTGGAAAAAAGAAAACCAATATCATTTTAAATATTGACAAGGAAGCAAATTTTAAATCCTTTAAAACAAAGGCTGTTCATGTAAAAACAGATATTGTTAATGAAAGCATCGATCATAAAACGGGAGTATCTATATTGGATAGGGCGCTATTATTTATTGAAAAGTACCTAGGAAAATACCCTCATAAAGAGTTATTTGTAGACAAAATTACTCAAAGAAAAAACCCGATATACGGATTGAATCAGTTGCCAAAATTTGTACGTCCGTTTTCCGATGTTTTTAAGTGGGATATTGCCATGTTTAAGGCTATCAGTAAAAAATATATAGAAAACACTTTATTGCTGAATACCAGAACCGATTACTGGCTGACAGACGGTATACAGTATTACCTGATGATGGAGTATGTAGAAAAATATTATCCGGAATTAAATTTACTGGGAAATCTTTCAAAGGTTTGGGGTATTCGCAGTTTTAATTTTTCCAAATTAAAATTCAATGACAAATACCCTTTTACGTATGAGTTTAGTGCCAGGAAGTTTTTAGATCAATCTCTTACTACCAGGGCAGACTCTCTCTCAAACTTCAATAGAAAAATAGTAAGCAAATACAAAGCCGGTTTGGGATTACGCTATTTGGAAGATTTTTTGGAGGAAAATGTAGTAAAAAATGCGATACAAGAATTTTATATCAACAATCACTTAAAAATCACTACCAATAATGCTTTCGCAAATATTGTTGCCGGCAAAACAAAAAAAGATATTCGTTGGTTTTTCGGAGATTATATTAAAACGAATAAAAAAATAGATTATACCATTAAAAAAGCAACCCCTGTTGGAGATTCAATTGATGTAACTATCAAAAACAAAAGAAATATTACGGCTCCAATTGCCTTATATGGAATCAAAAATAAAAAAGTAATCTTTAAAAAGTGGTATACAAATATTGATAGTATAAGAACGGTGAGAATTGCCAAAGGAAATTTTGATCGCTTATCATTAAATTATGAGAATACATATCCCGAGTATAATACCATAGACAATTCTAAAAACCTTAAAAAAGGCTTATTTAATAAGCCGCTTAAATTAACCTTCATAAAAGACATCAATGACCCGTATTATCATCAATTATTTTATCAACCTGATTTGAGATATAATTTATATGACGGGCTTTTAATAGGTTTAAAATTACATAATAGACCCATATTGACCAGAAACCTGGAATTTAGCCTTACACCGTCATACGGTACGGAAAGTAAATCATTAACAGGAACTTTTTTTACACGTTATTATCAATATTTTGAAGACACAAGTATCAATAAAATTCTTTATTCCGTAAGCGGAAGTCGCCTACACTATGCACGAGATCTGGCATATACATCTTTTAACCAAAGCATACAAGTTGAATTTAAAAGAAAAACATTGAGAGATGCCGGAGGGCGTTTTTTATCCGCCAGATTATTTAATGTGGACAAAGAAGTTGCTCCGGGCATAATCAAAACAGATCAGGACAAGTATAGTATTTTTACCTTGAGTTATTTTTATAACAGACCGGATATTATCAAAGGATTTCGATACATTCTAAGTACAGAGTTTGGAGGAAAGTTTTCCAAAGTATCTGCGGATATTCGCTACAGAAGTCTGACCGACAGAAATACACAACTTGATTTTAGAGTATATATCGGCGCATTTTTAAATAATAATACTAAGGGTAATTATTTTAGCTTTGGATTAGACAGGGCAAATGATTACTTATTCCAATTAAACTATATAGGGAGATCAGAAAATTCAGGTATTTTTAGCCAACAGTTTATTGCAACGGAAGGGGGATTTAAATCCGTACTCCCTGTAAGATTTGCTAATGAATATATGGTTTCTTTTAATTCTAATATAGGTCTATGGAGATGGCTGGAAATATATAATGATGTTGCTTTTCTAAAGAATCGAAACAATGCTATTTATTTTGCTTATGAAAATGGAATCCGGTTAAATTTTATTCATAATATTTTTGAGTTGTATTTTCCCTTGTACTCAAATAACGGCTGGGAGATAGGACAAGATGCGTATTCGAAGAAAATACGATTTGTACTGACCGTAAATCCAATAGCTATTTTTAACTTTATCAGAAGAGGTTTTTTATAA
- a CDS encoding transketolase, which produces MLTTAEPSTEELSFKDFKNEVLRDYKIARISRECSLLGRREVLTGKAKFGIFGDGKEVPQLALAKAFKNGDFRSGYYRDQTFMMAIGELDPQQFFAGLYAHTDIDIEPMSAGRQMGGHFATHSLHEDGNWKNLTVQRNSSSDISPTAAQMPRLLGLAQASKVFRNVDLLKKNTDFSINGNEIAWGTIGNASTSEGLFFETINAAGVMQVPMVISIWDDVYGISVHAKHQTTKESISEILKGFQKENNTNGYEIFVVNGWDYVQLINVYNKVSKIAREQHVPVLIHVKELTQPQGHSTSGSHERYKSSERLQWEQNFDCIAKMRQWILEFELENNQGDVLKFVSSEEDLVAIEKEAKKEVAMAKRNAWNAFLNEIKSDRNTLSELIDKIATKSSNATSILKLKNDLNAIVEPIRKDVLSTARKVIRYIKDENFTEKTALQHFIKSYLKDAAFKYSSHLISETEKSALHIPEIKAEYPEEENFTDARIIMRDNFDALLKKYSEVLIFGEDVGYIGDVNQGLEGLQKKYGRFRVFDTGIREATIIGQGIGMAMRGLRPIAEIQYLDYLMYALQIISDDLATVRYRTFGKQKAPLIIRTRGHRLEGIWHSGSPMGGIIHNVRGIHVLVPRNMTKAAGFYNTLLQSDDPALIIECLNGYRLKERLPVNLGEFTTPVGVVETIKEGKDMTIISYGSTLRIVEEATKDLEQVDIDVEIIDIQSLLPFDIQHDTVKSIEKTNRLLIVDEDVPGGASAYLLQEIVEKQNGYQYLDSKPATLTAKAHRPAYGSDGDYFSKPSAEDIFEKVYEMMHETDPIKFKHLY; this is translated from the coding sequence ATGTTGACTACTGCCGAGCCAAGTACCGAAGAGCTTTCTTTTAAAGATTTTAAAAACGAAGTTTTACGAGATTATAAGATTGCTCGTATCAGCAGAGAGTGCAGTTTGTTGGGTCGTAGAGAGGTTTTAACCGGTAAAGCCAAATTCGGAATTTTTGGAGACGGAAAAGAAGTTCCCCAATTGGCCTTGGCAAAAGCCTTTAAAAATGGTGATTTTAGATCGGGCTACTATAGAGATCAGACATTTATGATGGCAATAGGAGAATTAGATCCGCAACAGTTTTTTGCGGGTTTATATGCACATACTGATATCGATATAGAGCCTATGTCTGCCGGCCGTCAAATGGGAGGGCATTTTGCTACTCATAGCTTACATGAAGATGGGAACTGGAAAAATTTAACTGTTCAGAGAAATTCAAGTTCAGATATTTCTCCGACCGCTGCTCAAATGCCCAGACTTCTGGGATTGGCACAAGCTTCAAAAGTTTTTAGAAATGTAGATCTCTTAAAAAAAAACACTGATTTTTCTATTAATGGAAATGAAATAGCCTGGGGGACGATTGGGAATGCAAGCACAAGCGAAGGCCTGTTTTTTGAGACTATCAATGCAGCCGGTGTCATGCAGGTTCCAATGGTCATTAGTATTTGGGATGATGTATATGGAATCTCGGTACATGCAAAACACCAAACCACTAAAGAAAGTATTTCCGAAATCTTAAAAGGTTTTCAGAAAGAAAATAACACCAATGGTTATGAAATATTTGTGGTAAACGGGTGGGACTATGTGCAGTTAATCAATGTATATAATAAAGTGTCCAAAATAGCAAGAGAACAGCATGTTCCTGTTTTGATTCACGTTAAAGAGCTGACACAACCTCAAGGGCATTCTACCTCCGGATCTCACGAACGTTATAAAAGTTCCGAAAGATTACAATGGGAGCAAAATTTTGACTGTATCGCCAAAATGCGTCAATGGATTTTGGAATTTGAGTTAGAAAATAACCAGGGCGATGTTCTAAAATTTGTATCATCCGAAGAAGACTTAGTAGCCATCGAAAAAGAAGCTAAAAAAGAAGTAGCTATGGCAAAAAGAAATGCATGGAATGCTTTCCTGAATGAAATCAAATCAGACAGGAACACACTATCTGAATTAATTGATAAAATTGCTACAAAAAGTAGTAATGCTACCTCTATCTTAAAACTAAAAAATGACTTAAACGCTATTGTAGAACCCATTCGAAAAGACGTCCTCAGTACGGCCAGAAAAGTGATACGCTATATCAAAGATGAAAATTTTACAGAAAAAACAGCATTACAACATTTCATCAAATCCTATTTAAAGGATGCAGCGTTTAAATATTCATCTCATCTAATAAGTGAAACTGAAAAAAGTGCTTTACACATACCTGAAATAAAAGCCGAATATCCCGAAGAAGAAAATTTTACAGATGCCAGAATAATTATGCGTGATAATTTCGATGCACTTTTAAAAAAGTACTCTGAAGTACTAATCTTTGGAGAGGATGTAGGATATATTGGAGATGTAAACCAGGGTTTGGAAGGATTACAGAAAAAATACGGTAGATTTAGAGTTTTTGATACCGGAATTCGCGAAGCTACCATTATTGGGCAGGGAATCGGAATGGCCATGCGAGGCTTAAGGCCCATTGCGGAAATTCAATATTTAGACTATCTTATGTATGCATTACAAATCATAAGTGATGATTTGGCAACAGTACGTTACAGAACTTTCGGAAAACAAAAAGCACCCTTAATTATCAGAACTCGCGGGCATAGATTGGAGGGCATCTGGCATTCCGGATCTCCCATGGGGGGCATTATTCATAACGTCAGAGGCATTCATGTACTCGTACCAAGAAACATGACCAAAGCAGCGGGATTTTACAATACCTTACTACAATCAGACGACCCTGCATTGATCATAGAATGCTTAAACGGATACCGGTTAAAAGAACGATTACCTGTAAACTTAGGTGAATTTACAACACCCGTTGGAGTTGTGGAAACCATCAAAGAGGGAAAAGATATGACCATTATCTCTTATGGTTCTACTTTACGAATAGTAGAAGAAGCTACTAAAGATTTGGAGCAGGTAGACATTGATGTGGAAATCATTGACATACAAAGTTTATTACCTTTTGATATACAACATGATACTGTAAAATCCATCGAAAAAACAAATCGTTTATTAATAGTAGACGAAGACGTTCCCGGAGGGGCTTCGGCATATTTATTACAGGAAATTGTAGAAAAACAAAACGGATATCAATATCTGGACAGCAAACCTGCTACTCTAACGGCTAAAGCGCACAGGCCGGCATACGGAAGTGACGGTGATTATTTTTCCAAACCTTCCGCAGAAGATATCTTTGAAAAAGTATATGAAATGATGCATGAAACTGACCCGATTAAATTTAAGCATTTATATTAA
- a CDS encoding aminotransferase class V-fold PLP-dependent enzyme has translation MLKVYLDNAATTPVNKEVIKVMTESMQIVFGNPSSTHQFGRKARAVVEVARKNIASHFNVTAGEIIFTAGGTEADNLILHNAVTNLDVQRIVTSKIEHHAVLHTVLFLKKEFGIIVEYIDIHADGSIHLEDLEEKLKTSGKKTMVSLLYINNEIGNVLPINKVAALCQKYKALFHSDTVQAIGHYAIDLQKTPVDFIAASAHKFNGPKGVGFAYFKKGYGIKPILHGGNQEKGVRSGTENVHAIAGMEKALELSCDSMKKDEIYLNTLKQYFITELKALPPDITFNGCSGNITKSSCTILNVLFPFTDDMLLFSLDLHGIAVSGGSACQSGSHAGSHVLNELLNEEDKLKTAIRFSFSRDTTKEELDYTIKKLKELII, from the coding sequence ATGTTAAAAGTATATTTGGATAATGCTGCGACAACACCTGTAAACAAGGAAGTTATTAAGGTAATGACCGAATCAATGCAAATTGTTTTCGGCAACCCTTCCTCCACACACCAATTTGGCAGAAAAGCAAGAGCTGTAGTAGAAGTAGCAAGAAAAAATATAGCAAGTCATTTTAATGTAACGGCCGGTGAAATTATTTTTACTGCCGGAGGAACGGAAGCAGATAATCTGATTTTACACAATGCTGTTACTAATTTGGATGTACAGCGAATCGTTACTTCTAAAATTGAGCACCATGCGGTTTTACATACGGTACTGTTCTTAAAAAAAGAATTTGGAATTATTGTTGAATATATCGATATACACGCTGATGGTAGTATTCATTTGGAAGATTTGGAAGAGAAACTAAAAACTTCAGGTAAAAAAACCATGGTAAGCCTGTTATATATAAATAATGAAATAGGAAATGTATTACCTATAAATAAAGTAGCTGCATTATGTCAAAAATACAAAGCATTGTTTCATTCGGACACAGTACAGGCAATAGGTCATTATGCTATTGATTTGCAAAAAACACCTGTGGATTTTATTGCTGCCAGTGCTCATAAATTTAACGGTCCAAAAGGAGTTGGTTTTGCTTATTTTAAAAAAGGATATGGCATAAAGCCAATATTGCATGGAGGGAATCAGGAAAAAGGAGTAAGATCCGGTACGGAAAATGTACATGCTATTGCAGGTATGGAAAAAGCACTGGAACTATCTTGTGATTCCATGAAAAAAGATGAAATATATCTGAATACTTTAAAGCAATATTTTATAACTGAACTAAAAGCACTGCCTCCCGATATAACATTTAACGGATGCTCAGGCAATATCACCAAGAGCAGTTGTACCATTTTAAATGTACTTTTCCCGTTTACAGATGATATGCTGTTATTTAGTTTGGACTTACACGGAATAGCTGTTTCCGGAGGTAGTGCCTGTCAGAGTGGAAGCCATGCAGGATCTCATGTTTTAAACGAATTGTTAAATGAAGAAGATAAACTCAAAACAGCTATTCGTTTTTCTTTTAGCAGAGATACTACTAAGGAAGAATTGGATTACACCATTAAGAAGTTAAAAGAATTGATAATTTAA
- a CDS encoding DNA mismatch repair protein MutS: MHFKIGDTVAVLDDTLKGTVMAIDKNTVEIKGLDGMTYFYNASELISIRRNRYELSKFNDNDSTFLSDKDNHTIKKNTLKAVKSQTVIEVDLHMHQLKKTTQRMDNFDMLMFQLNTAKAKLDSAIRKKVSKIIFIHGVGERVLKTELRHLLDKYPVTYDDASYQKYGWGATEVVICQ; this comes from the coding sequence ATGCACTTTAAAATTGGCGATACAGTTGCTGTTTTAGATGATACCTTAAAAGGTACCGTTATGGCTATTGATAAAAATACTGTTGAAATCAAAGGTTTGGATGGCATGACCTATTTTTATAATGCTTCCGAATTAATAAGCATTCGGAGAAACCGATACGAGTTATCAAAATTTAATGATAACGATAGCACTTTTCTGTCTGATAAAGACAACCATACCATCAAAAAAAATACTCTTAAAGCAGTAAAGTCTCAAACCGTTATAGAAGTTGATTTGCACATGCATCAATTAAAAAAAACAACTCAACGAATGGATAATTTTGATATGCTCATGTTTCAGCTAAACACTGCCAAAGCCAAATTAGATAGCGCCATACGAAAAAAAGTTTCTAAAATTATTTTTATTCATGGAGTAGGAGAGAGAGTTCTTAAAACCGAATTGAGGCACTTACTGGATAAATATCCCGTAACATATGATGATGCTTCTTATCAAAAATACGGATGGGGAGCTACTGAGGTAGTTATCTGTCAATGA